In the genome of Methanobrevibacter gottschalkii DSM 11977, the window TTATTGCACAATCAATTCCGGATAAATACATTTCTTTAAAGTCTTCACTGCTTCTTGCATCAGCATGAATATGCGTATCAATCATTATATCACTTTAAATATCAGTTGATTATACTGATTCTCCCATAACTTTTCTATAATATTCTTTTTACGGGATGCTTAATTAAATTTGGGATGGGGTTCCAGATTCATGAAATTAAAAGTTGGTTAAACATTAATTATAAACTATTGTGTGTTGTAAAAAAATTTAATGATTTCTAAATATTAACTTTCATATTTATTATTTTCAGAATTTTTATTTAGATAATGTTCGACAAGAATCATATTTATTTTTTCATCAACAAATTTAGGGTTCTTTCAAAAACCTGTGTGATTTTTTTGTTTTGATCTTTTATCTTCCAATAGTTTAGTTTTAGCATGAATCGGCTTAAAAGACCTGATTTTATTTTTATTGTTTTTCATGTGTTTTAGGAATACTTTTTGGAGGGTGTTTTATCTAAAAAAGAAATATATTCAGTTTTTAAATTTTATGGATGTTAGTTTTTTTTAAAATCCTCTTCAGGGTTTTGTGGATGGGTGTTATATTGAATGAATGAGTTTTCCATAGTTTAAATTTAATTTTTGTCTTGTAATGGCCCAAACTTGTTTTTCACTATATGTTATTCCGTATTTTTCTTCAATTAGTTTGCCTACATCTTTTAAATTATATTTTTCTTAATTTCCTGTAATGATTTCTTTTAATTCTTCTAGTTGTTGGTCAGTTAGGTATGATTTTCGGCCGCAATTTGAATAATCTAAAAAGAATCCATCAACACCATTTTCATTATATTGTTTGACCCATCGTTCGCCAGTTTTTCTGGATATGTTAATGTTTTTTGAGGCTTTATTAATACTTTCACCGTTTGCAACCATGTGAATTACTAAAAGATGTTTATAAACATTGTAATATTTCTTGTACTCTTTCAACATATCTGCAATTTCAGAAAGCTCCAAATGTTTCTCAATTTTATTATTGAATTTTTCCATGAACATATATCATTAGGTATAAACTTTTGGTAAGAAACTATAATTCAACATTGAGGTTTTGTTTCTGATTGTAGGTAGTTTATATGCAGTTTCACTTTTTCACATTTTCTCACTTCAAGAGATTTTATATTTTTTAGTAATAAAAAATAATGATGTAAGTAATACTCGATTGGTGATTAATTTGGAAAATAATGAAAACTATTTAAAAAGCTATGATTTGATTTCAGAAGAAGTAAAATATCTTACTAATTCAATAATTAGATTAAAAATATTGGCAACATTATTTAAGTGTCCTTTAAATATGAAAGATATAAACGGCATCACTTCCCTAAGTTACAGTTCAATATCCAGCAATCTGCATAATTTAGAGTTGAAAGGTCATGTTTACAGAGAACACAATAAGTATTTTTTATCAAACTCTACTAAATTGGAAGTGGAGCAAGTTTTAAAGTTAGGTAACTTAATAAATCTATTAAATGATTTCTTTAATATTTTGGATAAACATCTTGTTGACATGATTCCTAATCAGTCAGTTGCTGAATTATACTTGCTTGGCAATGCATGTCTTATGGAATCCGATGGTGTTGATGTATATAGGATTTATAAATATATTGAAGATGCACTAAATGCTGCAGAAGAAGTTAAATGTGTTTTGCCTTTTTACTATGAAACATTCAATGATAAACTAAATGATTTGGTTAAAAATGACAAAAAAGTTGAGGCAATGGTTCCACTTAGTCTTTTTGAGGTCTTTGATGAAAAATCGGAAATTGGAAAGTTATCTTTTTTCAGTAATGATAAAACCTTTTTGTTGATTATTACTCATGAATTAATGATTTTAGGTCTTTTTAAAGAAGATGGTTATTTTGATCAAAATAGATTATTGACTTCTAAAAATAGTGATTCAATAAAATGGGCTAACAATCTGTATGAAAATTTTAAAATTAAAAATAAATGAGCTTTAAACTCATTTATAATATTTTTCCACGTAATCTGCTAATTCTGCTATTGGGATTCTTTCTTGAGCTTCGCTGTCCCTGTCTCTGACAGTT includes:
- a CDS encoding helix-turn-helix domain-containing protein, yielding MEKFNNKIEKHLELSEIADMLKEYKKYYNVYKHLLVIHMVANGESINKASKNINISRKTGERWVKQYNENGVDGFFLDYSNCGRKSYLTDQQLEELKEIITGN
- a CDS encoding transcriptional regulator FilR1 domain-containing protein, whose amino-acid sequence is MINLENNENYLKSYDLISEEVKYLTNSIIRLKILATLFKCPLNMKDINGITSLSYSSISSNLHNLELKGHVYREHNKYFLSNSTKLEVEQVLKLGNLINLLNDFFNILDKHLVDMIPNQSVAELYLLGNACLMESDGVDVYRIYKYIEDALNAAEEVKCVLPFYYETFNDKLNDLVKNDKKVEAMVPLSLFEVFDEKSEIGKLSFFSNDKTFLLIITHELMILGLFKEDGYFDQNRLLTSKNSDSIKWANNLYENFKIKNK